A single Amphiura filiformis chromosome 19, Afil_fr2py, whole genome shotgun sequence DNA region contains:
- the LOC140140674 gene encoding calcium-activated chloride channel regulator 1-like, protein MTLLVHTEPVSVTAALGDNNLPRKIDPDDLVPHFIFEQQSVIRVVLVLDVSGSMKVLTRNGDPSGGIILLLSDGIDNNFPDVNIIDDLVNAGVIVHSIALGQSGETGMPIVAVNTGGKFFHYSETIGDTSLHDALAATVSLADIPSADKRIQLLSDSYILQLNDVLTEWVVMDPTVGNRTEFTFQWTNAPAGEQGIEVNVISPDGVVIDFSYEGYNRDVSNRMISIKILGTAQPGSWELRVHNLVAILEEVFCTISSYASKAGVEPIVVKSELSGTFVDYHKGELVTIYSEVRQGVHPIIGADIWAVVYRPGDYNSTDPFQLHDKGTGFYGIKISVRNNGTAIVIGPEPYSRAIPNLEPDKDPQYIGGYPVPPPWTPQSEPMGEPAPLFTRSSSGGSTNILNTPPGYIPGDENIPPCRIIDLRVVSTSYEEETITLTWTAPGDAADFGTAHFYDIRRANATDTFLNDFLDSTPIDQSSIIFGNLTAPQQFGKSETFIIKVPSLSKARVESSTVTYAFALKAIDNVGLSSDVSNIVFATLSKYAPPTGPPPTLPWTPTKHRPHRHKNC, encoded by the exons ATGAcactactggtgcatacagaaCCTGTGTCGGTAACAGCAGCGTTGG GAGACAACAACCTCCCAAGAAAGATTGATCCAGATGATCTTGTACCACATTTCATCTTTGAGCAGCAAAGCGTAATCAGAGTTGTGCTGGTGTTAGATGTGTCGGGTAGTATGAAG GTCCTGACAAGGAATGGGGATCCTTCTGGTGGTATAATTCTTCTCCTGAGTGATGGGATAGATAACAACTTTCCTGATGTTAACATAATTGATGATCTAGTAAATGCAGGGGTTATAGTTCACAGTATTGCATTAGGACAATCCGGAGAGACGGGAATGCCAATTGTAGCGGTTAACACAG GAGGAAAGTTTTTCCATTACTCGGAGACCATAGGTGATACAAGCCTTCACGACGCATTGGCAGCCACTGTGAGTCTTGCTGATATACCAAGCGCTGACAAACGTATACAG TTGTTAAGTGATTCTTACATATTACAACTCAATGACGTTTTAACCGAATGGGTCGTTATGGACCCGACTGTGGGCAACAGAACAGAGTTCACCTTCCAGTGGACAAATGCACCTGCAGGCGAACAAG GAATTGAAGTGAATGTGATCAGTCCAGATGGAGTGGTAATAGATTTTTCTTATGAAGGTTACAATCGTGATGTCAGTAACAGAATGATATCCATAAAGATACTAGGAACCGCACAA CCTGGTTCGTGGGAATTGAGAGTGCACAATTTAGTAGCAATCCTCGAGGAGGTATTCTGCACAATATCCTCGTATGCATCAAAAGCTGGAGTCGAACCCATCGTTGTCAAATCTGAATTAAGTGGAACTTTCGTAGATTATCACAAAGGGGAGTTAGTTACAATTTACTCTGAGGTGAGACAGGGAGTCCATCCAATTATAGGAGCAGACATTTGGGCAGTGGTATACCGACCAGGCGATTACAATTCTACTGATCCATTTCAACTACATGACAAAGGAACAG GTTTCTATGGCATCAAAATATCGGTACGAAACAATGGCACAGCTATCGTTATTGGACCAGAACCGTATTCTAGAGCTATACCAAATTTAGAGCCAGACAAAGATCCACAATATATAG GAGGCTACCCGGTTCCGCCACCCTGGACACCACAAAGCGAGCCAATGGGCGAACCAGCTCCTCTTTTCACACGTAGCAGTTCTGGCGGGTCCACCAATATCCTAAATACACCACCAGGTTATATCCCCGGAGATGAAAACATTCCACCATGTAGAATAATTGACCTAAGAGTTGTTAGTACATCTTATGAGGAAGAAACAATAACTTTGACGTGGACTGCACCTGGGGATGCCGCCGACTTTGGAACAG CTCACTTTTATGACATTCGACGAGCTAATGCAACGGACACTTTTCTCAACGACTTTTTGGATTCCACTCCAATTGACCAATCTAGTATCATATTTGGCAACCTGACTGCCCCTCAACAATTTGGCAAATCTGAGACCTTCATCATTAAAGTTCCTAGCCTGTCGAAAGCCCGGGTCGAAAGCTCCACGGTTACTTATGCGTTCGCCCTTAAAGCTATCGACAACGTTGGACTTTCATCAGATGTCTCAAACATTGTTTTCGCAACACTTAGTAAGTATGCTCCTCCAACTGGTCCGCCACCGACATTGCCGTGGACGCCAACAAAACACCGACCACACCGACACAAAAATTGCTGA